In the genome of Desulfovibrio sp., one region contains:
- a CDS encoding ABC transporter ATP-binding protein, translated as MIEIHNLTVSYHSAPPVLKNISLRVDRGEVVNVLGPNGCGKTTLLRALLGLLPSPPGSILLDGRPLETIPRRSLARSLAYVPQQHTGVFGFQVLDVVLMGRTVRSPWLRFSAEDRQQAMAALEKVRLTHLAHRSYLELSGGQRQMVLIARALAQDCGALVMDEPVTGLDYGNQFHLLDLIGELAASGPAILLTTHHPEQAVYLGGRAVLLKDGILVADGAVASTITEDQVRKLYELPPRAEAWMRLTGTSAP; from the coding sequence ATGATAGAAATTCATAATCTTACCGTCAGCTATCACAGCGCCCCTCCGGTGCTGAAAAATATTTCCCTGCGCGTGGACAGGGGCGAGGTGGTCAATGTGCTTGGCCCCAACGGCTGCGGCAAAACGACGCTGCTCCGGGCGCTTCTTGGTCTTTTGCCCTCTCCGCCCGGCAGTATCTTGCTGGACGGCCGCCCTCTGGAAACAATCCCGCGGCGCAGTCTGGCCCGCAGCCTTGCCTATGTGCCGCAACAGCATACCGGGGTTTTTGGCTTTCAGGTGCTGGATGTGGTGCTCATGGGCCGCACCGTGCGCAGTCCCTGGTTGCGTTTTTCCGCCGAGGATCGGCAACAGGCCATGGCCGCGCTGGAAAAAGTGCGCCTGACCCATCTGGCGCACAGGTCGTATCTGGAGCTTTCTGGCGGGCAACGCCAGATGGTGCTGATTGCGCGCGCCCTGGCTCAGGACTGCGGGGCACTTGTGATGGATGAACCTGTCACGGGACTGGATTATGGCAATCAGTTTCATCTGCTTGACCTTATTGGCGAACTGGCCGCATCTGGGCCAGCCATCTTGCTCACCACGCACCATCCGGAGCAGGCCGTCTACCTTGGCGGGCGGGCCGTGCTGTTGAAAGACGGCATCCTGGTGGCGGATGGCGCTGTGGCATCGACCATTACCGAAGATCAGGTGCGCAAGTTGTATGAACTGCCGCCCAGGGCTGAAGCGTGGATGCGCCTGACCGGGACCAGTGCGCCATGA
- a CDS encoding iron ABC transporter permease, translating to MPGKVPTGGQSDTAQHPQAHCGSQAHCDSPHAHCGSQAHCDSPHAHCGSQAYCGSQHSPLFVAPKGDCCSQPWDGPRARVFSMAALLVVTVLLGLAGLKMGALSRSWSDIWAALFSASGDESLRYFVLHLRLPKVCAALAVGASLALTGTMLQNVLNNPLASSFTLGLSQGAAFGASFSMVILPMAGGLAGLSTVAMGALAGSLSAALIILAFSMVRGMGPQGLILAGVALSTLFGAATMSLQFFASDSQVAATVFWSFGDLGRGSWREVALVGLVLLTGLVFSLRRNLDYDTLRWGDAQAAALGVSVLRLRCTTLLMASLMAAFATAFYGVIGFVGLVAPHMVRLIFPHAGHFFLLGGSALFGACFLLAADLVAQSIIYPALLPVGIVCAFTGVPVFLYILFRGARAHA from the coding sequence ATGCCCGGTAAGGTGCCCACTGGCGGCCAGAGTGACACGGCCCAGCACCCCCAAGCCCACTGCGGCAGCCAGGCCCACTGCGACAGCCCGCATGCCCACTGCGGCAGCCAGGCCCACTGCGACAGCCCGCACGCCCACTGCGGCAGCCAGGCTTATTGCGGCAGCCAGCACTCCCCGCTTTTTGTGGCCCCAAAAGGGGACTGCTGCTCCCAACCGTGGGATGGCCCCCGCGCGCGCGTCTTCTCAATGGCGGCACTGCTGGTTGTGACCGTGCTGCTGGGGCTGGCGGGCCTAAAGATGGGTGCGCTTTCACGCTCGTGGTCCGACATCTGGGCCGCCCTGTTCAGCGCTTCCGGCGACGAATCCTTACGTTATTTTGTCCTCCATCTGCGCTTGCCCAAGGTCTGCGCCGCCCTGGCTGTCGGCGCGTCCCTGGCTCTCACCGGAACCATGCTGCAAAATGTGCTCAACAACCCGCTGGCCTCGTCCTTTACCCTGGGGCTTTCACAGGGGGCCGCCTTTGGAGCCAGCTTTTCCATGGTTATTCTGCCCATGGCTGGCGGACTGGCGGGATTGAGCACCGTGGCCATGGGCGCGCTGGCCGGTTCGCTCAGCGCGGCCCTGATCATACTGGCCTTCAGCATGGTGCGGGGCATGGGGCCGCAGGGGCTTATTCTCGCAGGGGTGGCCCTGTCCACCCTCTTTGGGGCCGCCACCATGTCCTTGCAGTTTTTCGCCTCTGACAGCCAGGTGGCCGCCACCGTTTTCTGGAGCTTCGGCGATCTGGGCAGGGGAAGCTGGCGCGAGGTCGCGCTGGTGGGCCTCGTGCTGCTGACGGGCCTCGTCTTTTCCCTGCGCCGCAACCTGGACTATGACACCCTGCGCTGGGGCGACGCCCAGGCGGCGGCTCTGGGCGTGTCAGTGCTGCGGCTGCGCTGCACTACCCTGCTCATGGCCTCGCTTATGGCGGCCTTTGCCACCGCCTTTTACGGGGTCATCGGCTTTGTGGGCCTGGTGGCGCCCCACATGGTGCGGCTCATCTTTCCCCACGCCGGACATTTTTTTCTGCTAGGCGGTTCCGCCCTGTTTGGCGCGTGTTTTTTGCTGGCAGCCGACCTCGTGGCCCAGTCCATCATCTACCCCGCCCTGTTGCCTGTAGGCATTGTCTGCGCCTTCACCGGGGTTCCGGTTTTTCTGTACATTCTTTTCAGGGGGGCCAGGGCGCATGCTTGA
- a CDS encoding energy transducer TonB, giving the protein MSHTDVAEAAIGMPQAAQERGRPVIFGNVLVFLLSLTLHTAALAALWFLAVPASGAGQGGGTDGYITVSLLGGLPGDSGGVGSGAVPANAADAAASSANESEPSDAKAHESPSVTPVQETVPAADHVTQHAEADQAKPSLPVTDAAIPVRTAKPVPKDKTPNPPANPAANPPANSAAKKSSHEQARPASAGTAQQGEKASSPGHEGGGMAAGRGGQSSGQAGQKGGGSGGENSAAGQGGSAGYLKGNYEYIKRRVRQYLVYSPQAKRMGIQGMVTVSFTIQQDGRVRDVAVSKSSGYPLLDESALEAVRSAAPFAAPPESARVIMPVQFSLR; this is encoded by the coding sequence ATGAGCCATACAGATGTTGCAGAAGCCGCCATTGGCATGCCCCAGGCTGCGCAGGAGCGCGGCAGGCCGGTAATTTTCGGCAATGTGCTGGTCTTTCTGCTTTCTTTGACGCTCCATACGGCCGCGCTCGCCGCCTTGTGGTTTCTGGCTGTTCCCGCATCGGGCGCGGGACAGGGCGGGGGAACGGACGGATATATCACGGTCAGCCTGCTGGGCGGGCTACCGGGCGATTCGGGCGGCGTTGGCTCCGGAGCCGTGCCGGCCAATGCCGCCGATGCCGCAGCCTCTTCCGCAAACGAATCAGAACCCTCAGATGCCAAGGCTCATGAGTCTCCTTCCGTCACGCCTGTTCAGGAGACTGTGCCTGCCGCTGATCACGTTACGCAGCATGCAGAGGCCGACCAGGCCAAGCCTTCTCTTCCAGTGACGGACGCGGCTATTCCTGTACGCACTGCAAAGCCCGTTCCCAAAGACAAGACCCCCAACCCGCCCGCAAATCCCGCCGCCAACCCGCCCGCAAATTCCGCCGCCAAAAAATCCTCGCACGAGCAGGCGCGGCCAGCCAGCGCTGGCACGGCGCAGCAGGGTGAAAAGGCTTCAAGCCCCGGCCATGAAGGGGGCGGCATGGCAGCGGGCCGAGGCGGCCAAAGTAGCGGGCAGGCAGGACAAAAAGGCGGTGGAAGCGGCGGTGAAAACAGCGCTGCCGGACAGGGAGGTTCCGCCGGATATCTGAAAGGAAATTACGAGTACATCAAAAGACGTGTCAGGCAGTATCTGGTCTACAGTCCGCAGGCCAAGCGTATGGGAATTCAGGGTATGGTGACCGTGTCGTTTACCATCCAACAGGACGGCAGGGTCAGGGATGTTGCGGTCAGTAAAAGCAGCGGTTACCCTTTGCTGGACGAATCCGCCCTTGAAGCGGTGCGTAGTGCAGCCCCCTTCGCAGCGCCGCCGGAGTCGGCGCGCGTGATCATGCCCGTGCAGTTCAGCCTGAGGTAG
- a CDS encoding DUF364 domain-containing protein, with translation MSNRWFLYDALLDSVPDTALVKSFTCGKHWLMVETDSGGIGMAQYFPPAPGASDSAQSCHDMVGQPLRRIAEKIKSWDFNAASIGLAALNAANNTLALVEPSPLRTALDNRHGDAFDFFLSEAKGKKVTVVGHFPGLGRLRQHCELSILERQPQPGDLPDTAAEYILPQQDLVFITGTTFINKTITRLLELSANAKVYMVGPSTPMNPLLFSHGVRSLSGLVVVDAEKMSASLKNDNCEAIFGHGGQKVNMVAESCH, from the coding sequence ATGAGTAACCGCTGGTTTTTGTATGACGCACTGCTTGACTCTGTGCCCGACACTGCTCTGGTCAAATCCTTCACCTGCGGCAAACACTGGCTCATGGTGGAGACAGACAGCGGCGGCATAGGGATGGCGCAGTATTTCCCCCCTGCTCCGGGTGCGTCCGACTCTGCCCAGTCCTGTCATGACATGGTGGGCCAGCCTCTGCGCCGGATAGCGGAAAAAATAAAGTCCTGGGATTTCAACGCCGCCTCCATCGGCCTTGCCGCCCTGAACGCCGCCAACAATACCCTGGCTCTTGTGGAGCCAAGCCCCCTGCGTACGGCGCTGGACAATCGCCACGGGGATGCCTTTGACTTTTTTCTTTCAGAGGCAAAGGGCAAAAAAGTAACCGTTGTCGGGCATTTTCCCGGTCTTGGGCGGCTGCGCCAGCACTGTGAACTTTCAATACTTGAGCGTCAGCCCCAACCCGGGGATTTGCCGGACACTGCGGCGGAATATATTTTGCCACAGCAAGATCTTGTTTTTATTACCGGCACCACCTTTATCAATAAGACCATCACCAGGCTGCTGGAACTGAGCGCCAACGCCAAGGTATACATGGTGGGCCCCAGCACGCCCATGAACCCTCTGCTTTTCTCGCACGGGGTGCGCTCCCTTTCGGGTCTGGTTGTGGTTGACGCTGAAAAGATGAGCGCATCCCTCAAGAACGACAACTGTGAAGCCATTTTTGGGCACGGTGGGCAAAAGGTAAATATGGTGGCTGAATCATGCCACTAA
- a CDS encoding iron ABC transporter permease, giving the protein MAHSKKTLLILSLLLLAAIVFALPMGRYPLALGDLCRSLLDAWAGRPLNEEQSRQLFLFFDLRLPRIGAALVVGACLSASGTVYQNMFQNPLVSPGILGVQHGAAFGAAIGIVFFSSWPLTQAFSFTGGALGVGLSLFFAWLYPRARFLALVVGGLVSSSFFVALTSLVQYVADPNRQLPELVYWLMGTLARTEPRQLAWSTPLMLAGLAYICLNGKAVNALAMGDDEARALGVQSMGMKLRLIGAATLICSLTVVLAGVINWVGLVIPHVMRFIIGPDNRVGLTASALGGALFVLLTDTLIRSVWTVELPLGIATSLISMPLFAFSLWYDWKRR; this is encoded by the coding sequence ATGGCACATTCTAAAAAAACCCTGCTCATACTGAGCCTGCTTTTGCTGGCGGCCATCGTGTTTGCCCTGCCCATGGGCCGTTACCCGTTGGCCCTGGGCGATCTGTGCCGCAGCCTGCTGGACGCGTGGGCAGGGCGGCCCCTGAATGAAGAGCAGAGCCGCCAGCTTTTTTTGTTCTTTGACCTGCGGCTGCCGCGCATTGGCGCGGCCCTGGTGGTGGGAGCCTGTCTTTCCGCTTCGGGTACGGTGTACCAGAACATGTTTCAAAATCCCCTCGTATCGCCGGGCATACTGGGCGTGCAGCACGGAGCCGCTTTTGGCGCGGCCATTGGTATAGTGTTTTTTTCTTCCTGGCCGCTCACGCAGGCTTTTTCCTTTACTGGCGGCGCGCTGGGCGTGGGGCTTTCGCTCTTTTTCGCCTGGCTTTATCCCAGAGCGCGCTTTCTGGCCCTTGTGGTGGGCGGCCTTGTGAGCAGTTCGTTTTTTGTGGCCCTGACGTCGCTTGTGCAGTATGTGGCCGACCCCAACCGCCAGCTGCCGGAACTTGTGTACTGGCTTATGGGCACGCTGGCCCGCACGGAACCGCGCCAACTGGCCTGGAGCACCCCCCTCATGCTGGCCGGGCTGGCCTATATCTGCCTCAATGGCAAGGCGGTGAACGCGCTTGCCATGGGGGATGACGAGGCCCGCGCCCTGGGCGTGCAGAGTATGGGCATGAAGCTGCGCCTTATCGGCGCGGCCACCCTGATCTGTTCGCTTACCGTGGTGCTGGCCGGGGTCATCAACTGGGTGGGGCTGGTCATCCCGCATGTCATGCGTTTCATAATCGGGCCGGACAACAGGGTGGGCCTCACAGCGTCAGCCCTTGGCGGAGCGCTTTTTGTGCTGCTCACAGACACGCTCATACGTTCTGTCTGGACAGTGGAACTGCCGCTGGGCATTGCCACATCGCTCATCAGCATGCCGCTTTTTGCCTTCAGCCTGTGGTACGACTGGAAACGGCGATGA
- a CDS encoding bifunctional metallophosphatase/5'-nucleotidase translates to MVIARILLSLFLLVCSAVPVLADVKIFVTNDVHGYVADNPEKKNIGYARLKAVADGARAEGHTVFVLDAGDAFSGSAFAQIDQGRSVAKLMGQVGYRVLTPGNHAFDYTLSEGPLYYGNELLRLVRENSPGKVDAVAENLTYKGADPPGMVTKPVVIYDETAKNPQGMRVIVTGVITPYSVKPSLRQALADYDFDLKPTPEATKKTILDRLTQSLAPYDRPQDVVIVLSHLGYAGPKGDKDGRITGPDVAAVPNVDFVADGHSHKAVTPNRDYGAMYANGGRYLEHFMVITLDGKKGDMALKSYADVAEVVPDKAMTDSIRQLDAAQGLEEVIFTSPDDSVFKDGHLRKDSTPLGRLICESMAKAAGAAIALHTPGGIRAGLPGGPVHRRDLLDVLPFDDRLVAVDMTGKEIAGVFTRGMGHGGRGLPQFFGLDVWAWRDEDDSLHVAGLRLTNGDSLQPDKQYRVALNGFMARNMNLPTKKDRGNLVDALEKQLKQGVDVEALRAGRNLFVFADKAAAEAAWKAGNR, encoded by the coding sequence ATGGTTATTGCAAGAATTCTGCTTTCTCTTTTTCTGCTGGTTTGCTCCGCCGTTCCCGTTCTGGCGGATGTAAAAATATTTGTTACCAATGATGTTCATGGCTACGTGGCCGACAATCCAGAAAAAAAGAACATCGGCTATGCCCGGCTCAAGGCCGTGGCCGATGGCGCGCGGGCCGAGGGCCATACGGTGTTTGTTCTGGATGCGGGTGACGCCTTCAGCGGCAGCGCCTTTGCGCAGATCGACCAGGGCCGCAGCGTGGCAAAGCTTATGGGACAGGTGGGCTACCGCGTGCTCACGCCGGGCAACCACGCCTTTGATTACACCCTGTCTGAAGGCCCATTGTACTACGGCAATGAGTTGCTGCGCCTGGTGCGTGAAAACAGCCCCGGCAAGGTTGACGCCGTGGCCGAAAACCTCACGTACAAGGGGGCCGATCCTCCCGGCATGGTCACAAAGCCTGTGGTCATTTATGATGAAACAGCGAAAAATCCACAGGGCATGCGCGTCATTGTCACTGGCGTTATTACGCCATATTCCGTGAAACCCAGCTTGCGTCAGGCGCTGGCGGACTACGACTTCGACTTGAAGCCAACCCCCGAGGCCACCAAAAAAACCATTCTTGACCGGCTGACGCAGTCTCTTGCACCGTATGACAGGCCTCAGGATGTGGTCATCGTGCTGAGCCACCTTGGCTATGCCGGGCCCAAAGGCGACAAGGACGGGCGTATCACCGGGCCTGATGTGGCCGCCGTGCCCAATGTGGATTTTGTGGCGGACGGGCACAGCCACAAGGCTGTGACCCCGAACCGTGACTACGGGGCAATGTACGCCAACGGCGGACGCTATCTTGAGCATTTCATGGTGATCACCCTTGATGGCAAAAAGGGCGACATGGCCCTTAAATCATACGCTGACGTGGCGGAAGTCGTGCCGGACAAGGCCATGACGGACAGCATCCGACAGCTTGATGCCGCACAGGGTCTTGAGGAAGTTATCTTCACCTCCCCTGACGACAGTGTTTTCAAGGACGGGCATTTACGCAAGGACAGCACGCCCCTGGGGCGCCTTATTTGCGAGAGCATGGCAAAGGCTGCCGGAGCCGCCATTGCCCTGCACACTCCCGGCGGCATACGCGCGGGGCTGCCCGGCGGGCCCGTGCACCGGCGTGACCTGCTTGATGTTTTGCCCTTTGACGACCGACTTGTTGCCGTAGACATGACAGGCAAGGAGATTGCCGGTGTGTTCACGCGCGGCATGGGGCACGGCGGGCGTGGCTTGCCGCAGTTTTTCGGGCTTGATGTATGGGCCTGGCGGGATGAAGACGACAGCCTGCACGTGGCCGGGTTGCGCCTCACGAACGGGGATTCGCTCCAGCCGGACAAACAGTACCGGGTGGCCCTGAACGGATTTATGGCCAGAAATATGAATCTGCCCACAAAGAAAGATCGTGGAAACCTCGTGGATGCTTTGGAAAAACAGTTGAAACAGGGTGTTGATGTGGAGGCCCTGCGGGCAGGCAGGAATTTGTTTGTTTTTGCGGACAAGGCAGCGGCGGAGGCGGCCTGGAAGGCCGGGAACCGTTAG
- a CDS encoding class I SAM-dependent methyltransferase, with the protein MPLTMRTFEALWVDYQPERTGMADFWNKRAPSFNDHIRGDASREHRRLLVEHIARKAGLDPSASVLDIGCGPGSHALEMAPLVGRVEGFDIAPAMIELARENAARDGCDKAHFQVLDWSIADLDALGWRNRFHLVLASRTPAVNDKAALEKMIAASCGSCCIISQVDTCHSVRDQLKSLVDWDAHKERVSRSFYCAFNLLWLMGYYPEVEYMDRAWESDCSLEEAELMYLRFFESMGPLSPQQKEGLTRKLAELSSDGRVRESVQAKAALMFWSV; encoded by the coding sequence ATGCCACTAACCATGCGTACTTTTGAAGCGCTTTGGGTGGACTACCAGCCAGAGCGAACCGGCATGGCGGATTTTTGGAACAAACGCGCGCCTTCGTTCAACGACCACATCCGGGGTGATGCCTCACGCGAACACAGGCGTCTGCTTGTGGAGCACATAGCCCGCAAGGCGGGGCTTGACCCGTCGGCGTCTGTACTTGATATCGGCTGCGGCCCTGGCAGCCACGCGCTTGAGATGGCTCCTCTGGTGGGTCGCGTGGAGGGCTTTGACATTGCCCCCGCCATGATAGAACTCGCCAGGGAAAACGCCGCGCGGGACGGGTGCGACAAGGCGCATTTTCAGGTGCTGGACTGGAGCATTGCCGATCTGGACGCCCTGGGATGGCGCAACCGGTTTCACCTGGTTCTTGCCTCCAGAACTCCGGCAGTCAACGACAAGGCTGCCCTGGAAAAAATGATCGCGGCCTCTTGCGGCTCCTGCTGCATCATCAGCCAGGTTGATACCTGCCACTCGGTGCGCGACCAACTCAAGTCGCTGGTGGACTGGGACGCGCACAAGGAGCGCGTAAGCCGCAGTTTTTATTGCGCCTTCAATCTGCTCTGGCTGATGGGATACTACCCCGAAGTGGAATATATGGACCGCGCGTGGGAAAGCGACTGCAGCCTTGAAGAGGCGGAACTCATGTATCTGCGCTTCTTTGAAAGCATGGGGCCGCTTAGCCCGCAGCAAAAGGAGGGCCTGACCCGTAAACTGGCGGAACTGAGCAGTGACGGTCGGGTGCGGGAAAGTGTGCAGGCAAAGGCCGCCCTCATGTTCTGGAGCGTATAG
- a CDS encoding energy transducer TonB, producing the protein MTTLSGIRGVALALSLGMHALLLGGLLLLGREAPPTAVRVYRVTLAEFAPAAGSPPAVSADPTLLAAPAVAEKPAPSPPPPPELAQPKPDARPAKPVPPKPEAKKISPKKSETAIPKEAATPEQPSLPAAQPSPAVPTTTVASAATGTTAGPALQAGATAPAGPQPRTVGGIDAYACDVLDQRPSITRRVEPEYPARAQRMNIQGSVKVRLVVDASGQPRNCEVVNATPDGYFEEAALKAAKNMRFVPGKLKGQPVNTLVELPFIFSLR; encoded by the coding sequence ATGACGACACTGTCTGGCATACGTGGCGTGGCCCTGGCCCTTTCCCTGGGTATGCACGCGCTGCTGCTGGGCGGTTTGCTGCTGCTGGGCAGGGAAGCGCCACCCACAGCGGTAAGGGTCTACCGTGTGACGCTTGCCGAGTTTGCTCCGGCCGCTGGATCGCCGCCTGCCGTGTCTGCAGATCCCACCTTGCTTGCCGCGCCCGCTGTGGCGGAAAAGCCCGCGCCGTCTCCGCCGCCTCCGCCGGAACTGGCGCAGCCAAAGCCGGATGCCCGCCCCGCCAAACCTGTACCACCGAAGCCGGAAGCAAAAAAGATCAGCCCCAAAAAGAGCGAAACAGCCATACCCAAGGAAGCAGCCACGCCTGAGCAGCCTTCCCTTCCGGCAGCACAGCCTTCTCCTGCCGTCCCGACCACTACGGTTGCCTCGGCCGCCACAGGCACCACGGCTGGCCCGGCACTTCAGGCAGGGGCAACCGCACCAGCAGGGCCGCAGCCGCGCACCGTGGGCGGGATTGACGCCTACGCCTGCGATGTACTGGATCAACGCCCCAGCATTACCCGGCGCGTTGAACCGGAATACCCCGCCAGGGCCCAACGCATGAACATTCAGGGTTCCGTCAAGGTGCGCCTTGTGGTGGACGCCTCCGGCCAGCCCCGCAACTGTGAAGTTGTCAACGCGACGCCGGACGGGTATTTCGAGGAAGCGGCGCTCAAGGCGGCAAAAAACATGCGTTTTGTCCCCGGCAAACTCAAGGGTCAGCCAGTGAATACCCTGGTGGAACTGCCCTTCATCTTCAGTTTGCGGTAA
- a CDS encoding FmdE family protein: MTNITPFLEKAEKYHGHICSGQVLGIRMSLMALRLLDLKPEDNLRDLVIFLETDRCVADATHVVTGVTLGRRRVKVYGYGKTAMSFLDLKSGRAVRVHVTTSDRPPHDVPKQEQIAFWEKYTDDDIFAWQEVHIDMPEGELPGPPVRVCTCAACGEDVLDCKEVLRDGKTYCRACADGAYYRPLEVCHE, from the coding sequence ATGACAAACATCACACCATTCCTTGAAAAGGCTGAAAAGTACCACGGTCACATTTGTAGCGGGCAGGTCTTGGGCATCCGCATGTCCCTTATGGCCTTGCGCCTGCTTGATCTCAAACCCGAAGACAACCTGCGGGATCTTGTTATTTTTCTGGAAACTGACAGATGCGTGGCCGATGCCACCCATGTGGTCACAGGCGTGACTCTGGGCCGCAGGCGGGTCAAGGTCTATGGATATGGCAAAACCGCCATGTCTTTTCTTGACCTTAAGAGCGGACGGGCTGTCAGGGTACACGTGACCACATCCGACCGTCCTCCCCACGATGTTCCCAAACAGGAGCAGATAGCCTTTTGGGAAAAGTACACTGATGATGACATCTTTGCATGGCAGGAAGTACACATAGACATGCCGGAAGGCGAACTGCCCGGCCCGCCAGTTCGCGTATGCACCTGCGCCGCCTGTGGTGAGGATGTGCTGGACTGCAAGGAAGTCTTGCGGGACGGCAAGACATACTGCCGCGCCTGCGCCGATGGCGCTTACTATCGCCCACTTGAGGTCTGCCATGAGTAA
- a CDS encoding ABC transporter ATP-binding protein: MLEAENISLVARSGKTILEGISFCLEPGRCMALIGPNGAGKSTLARIVAGLERPTSGRVLYGGSGLFGLNRRQRAQAVAYLSQTAQPVPSSVFDAVLLGRRAHMGWLPGKEDRLKTQAALEELHLTHLEKQCVTSLSGGELQKVLIARALAQEAPVLLLDEPVNHLDIRNQVELLETITDISTTRRICVCIVLHHLSYALRYTQHAMLLHQGRPAYQGPTSGLSEHDLGRAYGMAVRLQTIDGQPHVLF; the protein is encoded by the coding sequence ATGCTTGAGGCCGAAAACATCTCTCTTGTGGCACGCTCCGGCAAAACCATCCTTGAGGGCATATCCTTTTGCCTTGAACCGGGACGCTGCATGGCCCTCATCGGCCCCAACGGCGCGGGCAAAAGCACCCTTGCCAGAATTGTGGCCGGGCTTGAACGCCCCACATCCGGGCGCGTGCTGTACGGAGGAAGCGGCCTTTTCGGCCTGAACCGCCGCCAGCGCGCGCAAGCCGTGGCCTACCTGTCGCAGACTGCCCAGCCCGTGCCGAGCAGCGTTTTTGATGCCGTGCTTTTGGGGCGCAGAGCGCACATGGGCTGGCTGCCCGGCAAGGAAGATCGCCTGAAAACACAGGCCGCCCTTGAAGAACTGCATCTCACCCATCTGGAAAAACAGTGCGTCACCAGCCTCAGCGGCGGCGAGCTGCAAAAAGTGCTTATAGCCCGCGCTCTTGCGCAGGAAGCTCCCGTCCTTCTGCTGGATGAGCCCGTCAACCACCTGGACATACGCAATCAGGTTGAACTGCTTGAAACAATTACAGATATCAGTACAACTCGCCGCATTTGTGTGTGCATCGTGCTGCACCACCTGAGCTATGCGCTGCGCTACACGCAGCACGCCATGCTTCTGCACCAGGGACGCCCGGCATATCAGGGGCCGACATCGGGACTGAGCGAGCATGACCTTGGCCGCGCATACGGCATGGCAGTCCGTTTGCAGACCATTGACGGCCAGCCCCATGTGCTTTTTTAA
- a CDS encoding ABC transporter substrate-binding protein, translating to MQIRLLASGLLVLFVMLAMPVMPCRAGAAASPAAVTESGPEAKDARSVYCATPPSTFTLYAFAPELLAGWNTPLRDYEKKFIPARYHNLPVLGGWYGQGFIPDREMLLASGIKKAFYLSMGPHDRLPIEKTLTSLGMQVTSVPGASMADMATCFLDMGRAFGREERGAALATYAEQTLEKVSHAMRDLPSEKWTRVYVALEADGLASVCRKSQRAEVFAAAGALSVHDCPPGTEESFLRVTFEQLMAYDPEVILVFHPALMRRIPTDPKWSSLPAVRQGKVYFIPRGPFSWLERPATYMRLLGVQWLANKLHPDLYPVDIAAESRHFMKLFFNLELDDAQVNDFFDPYGTF from the coding sequence GTGCAGATTCGATTACTTGCCTCAGGGCTGCTTGTGCTGTTTGTCATGCTTGCCATGCCTGTCATGCCGTGTCGCGCCGGAGCGGCGGCGAGTCCTGCTGCCGTGACTGAGAGTGGGCCAGAGGCAAAGGATGCGCGCAGCGTCTATTGCGCCACCCCGCCTTCCACATTCACGCTGTACGCCTTTGCGCCGGAACTGCTGGCTGGCTGGAATACGCCCCTCAGGGATTATGAAAAAAAATTCATTCCCGCCCGGTACCACAATCTGCCGGTGCTGGGCGGCTGGTACGGCCAGGGCTTCATACCCGACAGGGAAATGCTGCTGGCCAGCGGCATCAAAAAAGCCTTTTACCTGTCCATGGGCCCGCACGACCGCCTGCCCATTGAAAAGACCCTGACCAGCCTTGGCATGCAGGTAACCAGCGTGCCCGGCGCGAGCATGGCGGACATGGCCACCTGTTTTCTGGATATGGGCCGGGCCTTTGGCCGTGAGGAGCGTGGGGCGGCATTGGCCACCTATGCAGAGCAGACGCTTGAAAAAGTGTCCCACGCCATGCGGGATCTGCCCAGTGAAAAATGGACAAGGGTTTATGTGGCCCTTGAGGCTGACGGTCTGGCCTCCGTCTGCCGCAAGTCACAGCGAGCAGAGGTATTTGCCGCCGCCGGGGCCCTGAGCGTGCACGACTGTCCGCCCGGAACGGAAGAATCCTTTTTGCGCGTGACCTTTGAGCAACTGATGGCCTATGACCCTGAAGTCATACTGGTTTTCCATCCGGCGCTCATGCGCCGCATCCCCACAGACCCCAAATGGTCGTCCCTGCCCGCCGTGCGCCAGGGCAAGGTGTACTTTATCCCGCGCGGGCCGTTCAGCTGGCTGGAGCGTCCCGCCACCTACATGCGCCTGCTGGGCGTGCAGTGGCTGGCAAACAAACTGCACCCCGACCTCTACCCCGTGGACATCGCGGCGGAGAGCAGACATTTTATGAAACTTTTTTTCAACCTGGAGCTTGATGACGCCCAGGTGAACGATTTTTTTGATCCCTATGGCACATTCTAA